The genomic interval atcaatattaaataaaatcaaaccTAACTATGTAGGTACTATTAGTTACGATTAATACAAATAGCAAAAGCTACCCCATTGTTCAACCAGACAAATGACAaataattctaatttcaaaatgaTTCCAAAATCAAAATCGAAGCGTTCAATTGGTACATTAACTTTTATCGCAGAACAATGATCCACCCTAAACCAAAttgaatagcaatttatttgacACAACGCAATAAATTTTGCCATTTATTATTCGGTAGTTAGTACTTTCCCACAGTCGACAATTAAAATTGAAATCGTTTTTATTTTAGCTAGAGTTCTATTGAATGAAAATTAATGttcgtttatttaattaatttgttttgaatttAGATAAAGTTTAGCAAAGTAGTATGGCTTTTAAAGAGTTCCCAgacttttcttttaaatctagTCTCTGACATTAGCTTCTAGAAACATCTAAACCAACCCTTCTTTAGTATCATTAACAACCTACTCGTATAGAAAATATATGTTAATAAGTATAAGAAGATAGatactaccccattagggattacgggcgtgagtttatgtatgtatgtatgtataagaagATAGATAGGTGTgctataaaattataaacttttatCGCCCAAGAAACTGCAACCAACAAAACAgtcaatttttaacaaaaagccTATAGTACCATAAAGTTGTCCGCATCAATCTACAGTCGAAAACCTCTAACAATTTTATTGTCAATCCCTAGGGTGTCATTCAATCACCTTCAATACAAGATggcaataaaaaaagataaaatttatCCCCAACAAATTATATCTACACTTCTGCGAAGGCGCCAATCTGTATTAAATTATTCTACCATTAACATCGATACATCGATAGCAACTGTCAATATTTCAAAGCGAGTTCCAAATTCGAAAAATTACAATCGACATTCGAAATCTAAACTCTAAAGTCAAACCACTTTGAAAGGTTGATTGTCGAACACTTTGAAATAAGTTTGTCATAGAATAATGAGAATAAAGTTGTCAAAAGTCAACCGATAGGTACACAATGGCAACTGATTACTCCTTCTCTATTCACCATTATCCACGGACATTATATTCCATTTAGTTCCAAATAACCATTTAATAATAGTTTACGAACGGTCCCCTTAGCATGCTtattaacaatacaataaaataaataacaaataacacaaaataaaagccACTTTACACCTTCTTGGAAGCTGGCAGTTGCAAACCAGAAAAAAAGCACCTCTCACTCTTACCCATAGCTCCATTTCGCTCTAATCTTTTGTGATCGATTTCAAACTATGCGCACGGTTACTCAATCAAATTCATCCCAAAACCACAAAGTCAAACGACTTTGAACTTTACTGTCAAGTTTCAAAGTGACGTAAAATTTCTGCGAGAGAAATGATAAAGTTGTCAAAAACATAATGGTGCTCAGATGAAGTGGAAAACGATATAGTCAATGTGTCAATCCCTTTTCACGgtgttaatataaaattaatatttttggtaAGAAAAAAATCTCATGGGGACCAGATGACAACTGGTGTTTGACAAATATTTTTCACGCCATCTTGATTCTTGTGTGTGTATGTCAATTTTATAAAGTGACTTTGAAAAAGTTTCCGAAAACTTTCAATTATGTTGAGATATACGACACGCAGCGGAATTAATGACACTTACATAAGAATAGGTTccgtataaaaaaagttttagaaGACTGCATTTTTGTAGCTGCATTTTTGGAGACAATATTGTGtgcttattaataaatataatatctatGCAAACGCAGATAGTAATCAGGCCAAGTagtataaaattaaagaaattgaaaaaagtaaacaaactaataaataagtaaataaaaaagctaatataaataataaataaaaaaaaacattttaaattttcaaccattctaaaacttttgaaaaataaGCTTTTAACGGGTCAATACGTGATTAaatgttgaataaaataaaaaacaattaaatatttaaatattaaatataataatatattttaatattatttaaatattttatttgattttgttttccCGGCGTTTAGGCCGCGTTGCAGCGACCgcactatgtatattataaatatgtgcGTGCATAGTTTCCTGTGCGCGCGTGAATTTCTAAAAGTGACTATTgaaaaattgatattattatttcaattataattataatattgtatgaataatcatttattgtcataaataaatgttacaaaaacacatgtcattgcttaaaaactagatattaattacacTTAAAGTTAGTCAAATAGCCCGCCTATATTGTATGTAATCTTAGGTTAAGATATATTTGTATGGGTCTTAGTTGCctgaattacataaataaaaaataaataactttctaTGCGAATCTACAAGGCTTCGTATCTATTCCTGCGGAATCCAAAAAACTAAAGTTTCTCGGAAGCAATTCGAAGCCCCCGTATGAGGTCACATTTTATGTCCCAAGCATGACCAGGTTATAATTGGTTCCTCTACGGCCCAATACAATAACTTCTTTATCAACTCAATCTGAGAATGTATTATTGACTTGTTGAATTTTGATGGGGCTCTAGCTATTATACACTTCGAGACCAACTATATTTACattccgattcctgcagacacatcctaattttattttaagttatacctgtctttttcttatccgccaaaaaggaaagggacgggtgattgacaatAGCATGtgatattaaaatgtattaattaattcgtgttctaggttcaagatacattatgaaattctgattactaaataaagacagatatagaactaacgaaaaacattttcatttttctatttaactaattatatttatgaattttaatcgagaaaaacgtaataataagtacgacattttatcacgatttactaatatgacgtcacagtgtgcttattcgtagaatacataaataagttaaatagaaaaaagaaaatatttttgttagttttagatctatctttatctAGTAAtcaagaatttcataatttatcttgaacctagtagggGAGAGTGGGTACGGTTGAAACTAAGGACGGTTGAAACAACTCAAATATTTCGCAAACTATACGCCGCGGGGGGAAGAGTGCAAGGGGTGCAATAAGCGGCAACGTCGCACGAACCCGAATCACAGTGTTGCGCTGCATTCCGCGCACTGTGGTTGAGTGTAGGGCGTCGTATTGTTATTCGACTActaaaagtaagtatttttgttgcgatattaactttattactttaatttatatttaactgaGAGTATTGAgtgtgttattatgttttaaaataaagcttgtagaATACAATACGGTAAACAGTTTTAATGTATAATCATTCTCACTATTCTTATAAAccgtttttttcaaaatggagCGGTTGGGGACGGTTGACACATTCTTTATGGGTACGgttgaaacaatatttttattaaattttcttgttttttagaTGCCAAGAGTACGTGTGAGAAAAACTTCAAGAGGGCAGATCGACATATCGAGCTATGAAGACGCTTACAAGAGTGTAAAAGCTGGTCTCTCATTGCGAAAGGCGGCGGAAAGGTATGGAGTACATTATTGTAGCCTCCTTAGATACAAACGAAAGCGAGATGCATCTGGCGAGGGAGAAAATCCAGATATGGGATATAAAGCACATAACCGTGTTTTTACCAATGAGCAAGAGCAAGAGCTTTCAAAATACTTGATTCGATGTGCGGATATATATTTTGGCCTATCTAAAAAGGAGGTGAGAAAATTATCATATGAACTTACCGTTAAGTATAATTTATCACGACCACGTACTTGGGATGACAACGAAATGGCAGGGGAAGAATGGTTTCGGATGTTTATGTCAAGAAACCCTCAACTGTCTATTCGCGCAGCGCAAGCTACCAGCCTCTCAAGGGCCACCAGCTTCAATAAGAACAACGTAGATACCTTCTACGACAATTTAAGCAACGTCATGGATCGGTACAAGTTTGAGCCGCAAGATATTTATAATGCCGATGAGACAGGCATAACCACAGTACAAAAGCCTGACAGAGTGTTGGCTAGACGTGGTGCTCGTCAAGTGGGTTCTGTGACTTCGGCCGAAAGAGGTACTTTGGTATCAGTAGCCTTTGCGGCAAATGCAATCGGAAATGCACTTCCTCCATTTTTTGTCTTCCCGCGAGTGCGTTTTCAAGACTATTTCATAAGAGATGGGCCTATAAGCTCTGCTGGAACTGCTAACCCTTCTGGCTGGATGCAGGATCAATCATTTCTGTGCTTCTTGGAACATTtcaaaaaacatacaaatgcCGCTCCCTCACATAAAGTGTTGCTCGTGCTTGATAACCACGCGTCCCACGTTCATATTAACGCACTGGATTTCTGCAAGGATAATGGCATTGTATTATTATCTTTTCCTCCCCATTGCTCTCATAGACTCCAGCCGCTTGATCGATCTGTATTCGGCCCTTTCAAGAAAGCTATAAATTCGGCCAGCGATGCATGGATGCGAAGCCATCCAGCAAAGACAATGACAATTTATGATATTCCAGGGATTGTTGCGCTTGCTATGCCCCTTGCTTTTACTCCATCAAATATTCAAGCCGGCTTCCGCAAAACAGGAATCTCTCCATATAATCGGGATCTGTTTACAGAGCTCGACTTTGCTCCTGCATTTGTCACGGATAGGCCAAACCCCGAAAATACAGCTGAGGCTATTACGGATAGATCAAACCACGAAAAAATAACTGAGGATGTTACGGATAGACCAAATCTTGAAATATTAACAGAGGCAGAGGTTCATATGGAAAGACCGAGCCCTGACAACACACCTGACGCAGAGATTGTTACCTTGCCAAATATGCCACGAGGAGATGAAACGCCACCACTATCGCCTTCTATATTAATTGATGAACCGTCACTAGAGACTGTGGAACAGCAACAAGATATCAGCAATTCACAAATTCTGAGAACTGAAGGGCAACCGAATATTGAAGATCCTGAAACCTCGAATACACCACCCAGACACCCACATCAGACTTCTGCAAATCCCTCAACAAGTGCTCAGCCAGAAACATCTAGTGACCCTATTGTTTTTTCACCGGAAGCAATACGACCATTACCAAAAGCTCTCCCAAGGAAAGGGAATAGAGGAAAAAGAACCAGAAAGTCTACAATATATACTGATACACCAGAAAAAGAAGAGATAAGAAAAGAACATGAAGCAAGGCTAAAGAGAACCAAAGCTAAGCTAGTTAAGAAACGTTTGGATGGAgtaaaaatgaaaagaaataccACAAAAGGAAAGAAAAATACTACAAAAGGGAAAAGAAATAAGACACAGCAGGAATCATTATCATCTGAAGAGGAAGAGTGCTACTGTATCGTTTGTTTGTCACCGTATTCAGCGAGCAGATCTGGAGAAAAGTGGGTACAATGTACCACTTGTAAACTATGGGCTCACGAGGAGTGCACAGAAGGAGGTATTACCTATGTCTGCCATAATTGTGACTCCGATTAGAATGAGTAGGTGATAgtagaaattgtttttttttaatgtgtttagtttttaataatgtctttagtttttgtttatttgttttgttaaatgACTCTGAGTCATCAAagttaaagaaaaaagttttagttgatttttgatgttttaattttgttttgtttgttttcgttaacattataagtaaataaagaagtACATAGTTTAGttcattaaatattaattacgtATTAAAGACTGATTAGGTTGTGAAACAGTGCTATAAagcatattaaaatattataatttctattatttgcATGTGTTTCATTTGACCCCACCCACTGTTTCAACCGCCACCGATATGGGGACGATTGAAacaaattatctttttttttaaattgactgTACTACTAAAAATATCACACCGGGTAATAAAATAGCACTGCCCATTTGTAGATCGAAAGACACTCTTTTATTTAAGCCAAATTCGTCATTGCTCGGCTTATAAATGGCAATACTACGGACGATATAAGCAAAATTGTTTCAACCGTACCCAGTCTcccctacagtcatgagcaatataatgtacccactttaggactctgtcgcactaacatatttaacatttagtgagacttacagttcaatttgtcaaaaaagttaatgtgacatggtaccaaagtgtatattaatgctcgtgaccgtacacgacccaatttatcTACGGCTGTATTCGTCGTTTTGTTTGAACGCCGATTGATATTGCGGACATGAATTGACTTCTGTAGATTTAACATTAAACGTACCTTACGCGCGTCTCAACAATTTTATTACACGCAAAGATATACGTTTCATTATAAGATTATGCGGTGATACATTTTAAATACCAGCCTTGTGTGGCCAGACATAAATAGAATCGGTCGATAGCATTGATCTATCATAGATGGGTGGTTTATTGCTTTTGTAATATGAGTCATGTGATCGaatctattattatattagataAGGACCTCCCAAATAGAGTTATtggtaaacaattttttttatctttatttgccATTGCGGATAATGTGATGTGTTTAAAGCAAGGGTCATGTCTCACTGCGACcacaccccggaaacttcatacaaacaacctcgttgtacacagacactacacattgacgttatcgtacacgcgcatctatgtatgtgacatctgacgcccatacgatttaactctaaactatgttcgagggtaCACCTAGCTCAGcccctggtggggagcggagagttgccattctatacttagtattattccttattctatgctaggtCTACAAAATCTACAAAACGAACAAGCATCAAGGGATTAGCCAAGTCGtgaacgatttcgaaaatcgaCAGTGACTTTACCTCTATGGGAAAGACATAAGACGCGCAACCAACTTCTCAAATTCTCTTGCAATTTGAAGGTCTAAATGGGAACAACTATCGTGCAGAATCACGGGAAACCCATTTTTAAGGGGACTCGATGAAAGCGAAATTATCGCTAAGAGATATTGTTCGCGGGTTCCATTCCCAGTACCGGACttccaccaatgagttattaatttacctcaagtgcagttttcactaacacagtcgctTCGATCATCGGATAggtacttcatacaaacaacctcgttttacacagacaccacacattgacattatcgtaaacgtgcatatgtgtgtgtgacgtctgacgcccatggaattcaagactaaactatgttcgagggggagtgaggtaaacctagcttacccgctggtggggagccgagagttgccgttctatacgtagtattataccttattctatgtcgTAACGTAACCGATTACTAACCAGAAAGGGAAAAAAAGCTTCTTCTTTTGCAAAAACTTGATCGACATGACAGATGCGAATTCCAAAATTTCCAAACTTTTTTTGTTGGTCTTTTTTTTCTGAAACGCGTGTCTCTGGCATTCCGGTATTTTAAACGGCAAATTAAAATAGCAATTTGGTGAACGAGGGACGATTTGACTGACTGTTTCTGGGCACGCCCCATGTAATTTGGTGGGATTATAGTTTTGAAATAGGCCTTTTTAAATAGATGGCTGAAAAaatggttttgttttttattaatgaaCTTTTCGAAATCATAATTAGAAcgaattttcttcttttttttactaaattgaacatttaagtaagtaccttaataattatgtaggcTTACTGTGTAAGTAGTGTTAGTAGTTTACTTGGAACGCTTGACTCgcattgtgaggtcgcaggttcaaaacCAGCACAGGCTAAACCAATGGTTTCCGAATgctctgggagcaaataaaaaagatataacacgttcagctgcttgtcttccctgccatgtcgtaaaaaccgacacggggattgtgtcctctaacatgatggactaatgttatgggcgataggctgatcccttatcaccataaggttcatcacatcacatcgtatcaatagtggctgcaagttgtctgtgattacttgtggctctgcccaccccattaggggttacgggcgtgagttttctGTATGTACGTGTGTATTTCTTTACACTTTTTGAacccatggtagcccagttagaagaacgctagattctcattgtgaggtcgtatgtttgaatcccagcaagggccttaaccaatgattttcatgtttggatcataaatgattagcacgtgctcagtggtgaaggaaaacatcgtgaggaacgtatgctcccgagaaatgtgtttcgaagGTGTATGACCTAATccgtattgggttggttttcttccgcaggttggaaggacagacaggcagttgcttctgtaaaaaaaccggacctgtcaaatctttaggttaggtaagcggaccctgtaaaaacgagataatggGAGATGACGATTTCTTTACAATTTACTTAAGCAGCAATATATTACTACACTTCCCGTCAATGCAACTGCATTCGCCACTTATCCATTCAAGTCTCATATCCCGAATTAGTTATGTTTAAACTC from Pectinophora gossypiella chromosome 22, ilPecGoss1.1, whole genome shotgun sequence carries:
- the LOC126377036 gene encoding jerky protein homolog-like; amino-acid sequence: MPRVRVRKTSRGQIDISSYEDAYKSVKAGLSLRKAAERYGVHYCSLLRYKRKRDASGEGENPDMGYKAHNRVFTNEQEQELSKYLIRCADIYFGLSKKEVRKLSYELTVKYNLSRPRTWDDNEMAGEEWFRMFMSRNPQLSIRAAQATSLSRATSFNKNNVDTFYDNLSNVMDRYKFEPQDIYNADETGITTVQKPDRVLARRGARQVGSVTSAERGTLVSVAFAANAIGNALPPFFVFPRVRFQDYFIRDGPISSAGTANPSGWMQDQSFLCFLEHFKKHTNAAPSHKVLLVLDNHASHVHINALDFCKDNGIVLLSFPPHCSHRLQPLDRSVFGPFKKAINSASDAWMRSHPAKTMTIYDIPGIVALAMPLAFTPSNIQAGFRKTGISPYNRDLFTELDFAPAFVTDRPNPENTAEAITDRSNHEKITEDVTDRPNLEILTEAEVHMERPSPDNTPDAEIVTLPNMPRGDETPPLSPSILIDEPSLETVEQQQDISNSQILRTEGQPNIEDPETSNTPPRHPHQTSANPSTSAQPETSSDPIVFSPEAIRPLPKALPRKGNRGKRTRKSTIYTDTPEKEEIRKEHEARLKRTKAKLVKKRLDGVKMKRNTTKGKKNTTKGKRNKTQQESLSSEEEECYCIVCLSPYSASRSGEKWVQCTTCKLWAHEECTEGGITYVCHNCDSD